One region of Pseudomonas glycinae genomic DNA includes:
- a CDS encoding autotransporter assembly complex protein TamA, with translation MKFPGRFTSGVLMLLSSCAALAQSELDVRIKPSNDELKANIEGYIGSLGDRDEEALQRFSRGAEEQARKAAQALGYYQPQIESDVKGGEKPRLVLNIDPGEPIRLRNVTVRVNGPAASLKSFRVPKSDVLKPGAVLNHGRYEDAKRLIQNQASRYGFFSGRFTSQKLMVDPRAGVADVELIYESGPRYALGKVSFEGDTPFDEDLLQRMVPFKAGEPYDSELIAELNRDLQSSGYFEGVRVDAAPTAAKNDVIPVDVKLDTRKPRTMGLGLGYSTDVGPRIKANWTRHWVNPQGDSYGWEAELSAPRQNVGLFYDIPLDPPLTDKLRWAGGYQYEDIDGSDTLSKLLTFGPEWHSKLPSGWQRVISLKWQREEYQLGDDSGLSTLLMPGVSYSYLKSDNRIDPHNGYRLTFESKVAKEGLGSDNNLVYGTALVKGLTTVFDKHRLLGRVQVGGSATNGYKSVPPSLRFFAGGDQSVRGYDYQSLSPENSEGDRIGGRYMVAGSVEYQYSIAEKWRVATFVDQGNSFNKLELPNLKTGVGIGVRWVSPVGPIRLDLAHALDDDGGIRLHFSMGPEL, from the coding sequence ATGAAGTTTCCAGGAAGATTTACCAGTGGCGTGCTCATGCTGTTAAGCAGCTGCGCGGCGCTGGCGCAAAGTGAATTGGATGTGCGGATCAAACCGTCCAACGATGAACTGAAAGCCAATATAGAAGGCTATATCGGCAGCCTCGGCGATCGTGACGAAGAAGCCTTGCAGCGCTTCAGTCGCGGCGCCGAAGAGCAGGCGCGCAAGGCCGCCCAGGCCTTGGGTTATTACCAGCCGCAGATCGAAAGTGACGTCAAGGGCGGTGAAAAACCGCGTCTGGTGCTGAACATCGATCCCGGCGAGCCGATCCGCCTGCGCAACGTGACCGTTCGCGTCAACGGTCCGGCGGCCTCCCTCAAATCCTTTCGAGTCCCGAAAAGTGACGTGCTCAAGCCCGGCGCGGTGCTCAACCATGGGCGTTACGAAGACGCCAAACGCCTGATTCAGAATCAGGCCTCGCGCTATGGCTTCTTCAGTGGCCGTTTCACCAGCCAGAAATTGATGGTCGACCCACGCGCCGGGGTCGCCGACGTCGAACTGATCTACGAAAGCGGCCCGCGTTATGCGCTGGGCAAGGTCAGCTTCGAAGGCGACACCCCGTTCGACGAAGACCTGCTGCAACGCATGGTGCCGTTCAAGGCCGGCGAGCCGTATGACTCCGAGCTGATCGCCGAACTCAACCGCGACCTGCAATCGAGCGGCTACTTCGAAGGTGTGCGGGTCGATGCCGCGCCGACCGCCGCAAAAAACGACGTAATCCCGGTGGACGTCAAACTCGACACCCGCAAGCCGCGCACCATGGGCCTGGGTCTTGGTTATTCCACTGACGTCGGCCCGCGCATCAAGGCCAACTGGACCCGCCACTGGGTCAACCCGCAGGGCGACAGTTATGGCTGGGAGGCCGAACTGTCGGCGCCACGGCAGAACGTCGGCCTGTTCTATGACATCCCGCTGGATCCGCCGCTGACCGATAAGCTGCGCTGGGCCGGCGGTTATCAATACGAGGACATCGACGGTTCCGACACCTTGAGCAAGCTGCTGACCTTCGGCCCGGAATGGCACAGCAAATTGCCGAGCGGCTGGCAGCGGGTGATCTCGCTGAAATGGCAGCGCGAGGAATATCAGCTCGGCGATGACTCCGGCCTGAGCACCTTGCTGATGCCCGGTGTCAGCTATTCCTACCTCAAGAGCGACAACCGCATCGATCCGCACAATGGCTATCGCCTGACCTTCGAAAGCAAAGTGGCGAAAGAAGGCCTCGGCTCAGACAACAACCTGGTTTACGGCACGGCGTTGGTCAAAGGCCTGACCACCGTGTTCGACAAGCACCGTCTGCTCGGCCGGGTCCAGGTCGGCGGCAGCGCCACCAACGGCTACAAATCGGTGCCGCCGTCGCTGCGCTTCTTCGCCGGTGGCGATCAGAGCGTGCGTGGTTACGACTATCAGAGCCTGTCCCCGGAGAACTCCGAGGGCGACCGCATCGGCGGGCGCTACATGGTGGCCGGCAGCGTCGAGTATCAATACTCGATTGCCGAGAAGTGGCGCGTGGCGACTTTCGTCGATCAGGGCAACTCCTTCAACAAACTCGAACTGCCGAACCTCAAGACCGGGGTCGGTATCGGTGTGCGCTGGGTTTCGCCAGTGGGGCCGATCCGCCTCGACCTGGCCCACGCGCTGGACGACGATGGCGGCATCCGGCTGCACTTTTCCATGGGGCCTGAGCTGTGA
- a CDS encoding GNAT family N-acetyltransferase produces the protein MPETQTAIADIHMLDRGYSREARSLLYQAYRHEPTFAYLFEAERPGYEQRVRATVRELVKQHFLQDLPAIGLLVNDRLIGIALIAPPQRRLGVTESWAWRLRMVLSTGFRCTRRYLEYHAAVEACVPTDSVHMLPLLGVHPQFQGKHFGEQLLQAVHNWCAVDETSQGVILDTGNPRYLEFYKRQGYEEIGEVAVGPVREHVFFHANPQVLQTATG, from the coding sequence ATGCCTGAAACCCAAACCGCCATTGCCGACATTCATATGCTCGACCGCGGCTATTCCCGTGAAGCGCGATCCCTTCTTTATCAGGCCTATCGTCACGAGCCGACCTTCGCCTACCTGTTCGAAGCCGAGCGTCCGGGTTACGAGCAGCGGGTACGGGCCACGGTGCGGGAGCTGGTCAAACAGCATTTCCTGCAGGATCTGCCGGCCATCGGCCTGTTGGTCAACGACCGCTTGATCGGCATCGCCCTGATCGCGCCGCCGCAGCGGCGTCTGGGTGTTACCGAGAGTTGGGCCTGGCGTTTGCGCATGGTGTTGAGCACCGGTTTCCGCTGCACCCGGCGTTATCTGGAATACCACGCTGCCGTTGAAGCCTGCGTGCCGACCGACTCGGTGCACATGCTGCCGCTGCTCGGTGTGCATCCCCAATTTCAGGGCAAACACTTTGGCGAACAGCTGCTGCAAGCGGTGCACAACTGGTGCGCGGTGGACGAAACCTCCCAAGGCGTGATCCTCGACACCGGCAACCCGCGTTACCTGGAGTTCTACAAGCGTCAGGGTTACGAGGAAATCGGTGAAGTGGCCGTCGGCCCGGTGCGCGAGCACGTGTTTTTCCACGCCAACCCGCAGGTGTTACAAACAGCAACGGGATGA